The sequence GGTGGGGATGGCCAGGATGCCGGCCAGGAAGAACAGGGCGACGTAGCCGACGTTGGTCCACACCACCACCGCCGAGGTCACCGGCAGCGCCAGCCCCGGATCGGTCAGCCATTCGATGCGGTGCCCGAGCACGGTGCTGACCGCGCCGTCGGTGGGGCTCAGAATCCAGCGCCACAGCACCGCGATCGCCAACGGCGCGCAGATCCACGGCAGCACGTAGACGGTGCGGAAGACGCCGCTGCCGGGCAGCTCGCGGGCCAGCAAGACCGCCACCCCCAGACCCAGCACGGTTTGCAGCGGGACGACGATCGCGACGAAAAGCACGGTCACCACGAGGGAATTGCCGAACACCGGATCGGTCAGCACCGATCGCCAGTTATCCGCGCCGACATAGCTGATCGGCCCCAAGAGATCCCAGCGGTGCAGGCTCAGCCACACCACCACCAGCATCGGCAGCAGCAGGAACGCCACCACGCCGAACAGGCTGGGGGCGAGCAGCGCGTAAGCCAGCGCCGTGGAGCGGGGGGCCCGGCTCATCGTTGTATTAAAGCGCTTGTGCCGACTCAAAAGCGGGTCTTCATCCGTTCGAGCACCCCGGGCACGTCGGCGACGGAGAACGACTCGCCGGCCAGGGATGTCACGGTGCCCCGATAGGTGCCGGCGAGCTGCCAGTAGTCGATCGCGGCCGCGAGAAGGTTGAGTTTGACCGCTTTGCGCCCCGCCGGGGTGAATGTCACGTCGAGCCGGCCGTCACGGTCGCGGACGCGCACGGTCGACAGC is a genomic window of Mycolicibacter heraklionensis containing:
- a CDS encoding carbohydrate ABC transporter permease; protein product: MSRAPRSTALAYALLAPSLFGVVAFLLLPMLVVVWLSLHRWDLLGPISYVGADNWRSVLTDPVFGNSLVVTVLFVAIVVPLQTVLGLGVAVLLARELPGSGVFRTVYVLPWICAPLAIAVLWRWILSPTDGAVSTVLGHRIEWLTDPGLALPVTSAVVVWTNVGYVALFFLAGILAIPTQVLSAARIDGANGWQRFWRVTLPMLRPTMFFVLVTGVVSAAQVFDTVYALTGGGPGGRTDLIAHRIYDEAFGMAAIGRAAVMALVLFAVLVSVTVVQQLSLGRRVSYDLT